The following are encoded together in the Pithys albifrons albifrons isolate INPA30051 chromosome 5, PitAlb_v1, whole genome shotgun sequence genome:
- the SPATA18 gene encoding mitochondria-eating protein isoform X1 → MADGLRNLVGEGSARALQEKLESWQQDYEINSCDENLNRCCEILELNTEIQKKLFTILNETAQKDGHNEGTETIKKRLLPQLGTCFSCAASGKSSLVQDSIESKMKLSKLDTAQTSPLQDLEEKLASTRLQINQMEEDLNTSHAEEEDILKKLERLNDYEQQIQMLRDEITILDAQKSVLQSRLVRSRSPYRHGRPRSHRSPRPRSWSPGHARHINASRRACLVARFGFIYAQERFDAESLLRTYISDMETVQRIIYTAAVESFYAAKMAYWKFKIQVKEALALAHSGPESLEDAVLDYIVCHKDAYDVHASVKEVIRSMNINPKISFPPEIDFIVLSPLIQELCCLAFSMQTLVPPLDVAFGIDGELFSESKYYRSPDSDFTAAFVSYHVWPALVEDGVVIVKGEVVTKRLFHRSKIRSRSCSSSTRRYLSVHSFRSRSFSPLRGRSRNRSPRC, encoded by the exons ATGGCCGACGGCTTAAGGAATCTGGTGGGCGAGGGCAGCGCCCGGGCGCTGCAGGAGAAGCTGgagagctggcagcaggacTACGAG ATTAATTCCTGTGATGAGAATCTGAACCGATGCTGTGAAATATTAGAATTGAACACTGAAATTCAAAAGAAGCTCTTCACAATTCTCAATGAAACAGCTCAAAAAG ATGGTCATAATGAAGGcacagaaacaataaaaaaacgTCTCCTGCCACAGCTAGggacttgtttttcctgtgctgcttcaggAAAGAGCTCTCTCGTTCAG GATTCAATTGAGAGCAAGATGAAGCTGAGCAAACTGGACACCGCTCAGACTTCTCCACTTCAAGACCTGGAGGAAAAACTGGCTTCAACTCGTCTGCAGATCAACCAGATGGAAGAAGA TCTGAACACTTCCCATGCCGAAGAGGAGGATATCCTGAAGAAGTTAGAGCGTCTGAATGACTATGAGCAACAGATTCAAATGCTGCGGGATGAGATTACTATCCTGGATGCCCAAAAATCTGTTCTCCAGAGCAG GCTTGTACGGAGCCGCTCTCCCTACAGGCACGGCAGGCCCAGGTCGCATCGTTCCCCTCGCCCAAGGAGCTGGTCCCCCGGCCACGCCAGGCACATCAACGCGTCCCGCCGTGCCTGCCTCGTGGCCCGCTTCGGGTTCATTTACGCCCAGGAGCGCTTCGATGCAGAGAGCCTTTTGAGGACATACATCAGTGACATGGAGACAGTGCAGAGGATAATATACACTGCAGCTGTG GAATCTTTTTATGCAGCAAAGATGGCCTACTGGAAGTTCAAAATACAAGTAAAAGAGGCTCTGGCTCTTGCTCACTCGGGGCCTGAGTCACTTGAAGATGCTGTCCTGGATTATATAGTTTGCCACAAGGATGCCTATGACGTTCATGCCAGCGTCAAG gaagTAATTCGCTCCATGAACATCAACCCAAAGATTTCATTTCCACCAGAAATTGATTTCATTGTGCTCAGCCCTTTGATTCAAGAGTTATGCTGTTTGGCTTTTTCAATGCAGACACTCGTTCCTCCTCTTGATGTTGCCTTTGGTATTGATGGAGAACTTTTCAGTGAGAGCAA GTACTATCGTAGTCCTGACTCAGATTTCACAGCTGCCTTTGTGTCCTATCATGTATGGCCTGCTCTGGTGGAAGATGGTGTTGTAATTGTGAAGGGAGAGGTAGTCACTAAAAGA TTGTTTCACAGAAGTAAAATTagaagcagaagctgcagctctAGCACCCGTCGTTACCTGTCTGTTCAT TCATTTCGAAGCCGCAGTTTTTCACCactgaggggcaggagcagaaaCAGAAGCCCAA GGTGTTAA
- the SGCB gene encoding beta-sarcoglycan — protein sequence MAAAAPEQQSSNGPVKKSMREKAVERRNVNKEHNSNFKAGYIPIDEDRLHKTGLRGRKGNLAICVIVVLFILAVINLIITLVIWAVIRIGPNGCDSMEFHESGLLRFKQVSDMGVIHPLYKSTVGGRRNEDLVITGNNQPIVFQQGTTKLSVEKDKTSITSDIGMEFVDPRTQNTLFSTDYETHEFHLPNGVKILNVQKASTERITSNATSDLNIKVDGRAIVRGNEGVFITGKTIEFRMGGNMELKAENSIILNGTVMVSPSRLPSSSYGEQFNNGNWLRFKLCMCADGTLFKVQVTGYNMGCQTSVNPCGATH from the exons ATGGCGGCGGCCGCCCCCGAGCAG CAAAGTTCGAACGGCCCAGTGAAGAAGTCTATGCGAGAGAAGGCTGTGGAACGCAGGAACGTTAACAAGGAACACAACAGTAATTTCAAAGCAGGATACATTCCCATCGATGAAGACCGTCTTCATAAGACAGGGTTACGTGGCAGGAAAGGCAACTTGGCCATATGTGTGattgttgttctttttattttggctGTCATCAATCTGATT ATTACCCTGGTGATCTGGGCAGTGATTCGAATCGGCCCCAACGGTTGTGACAGTATGGAATTCCATGAGAGTGGCTTGCTGCGGTTTAAGCAAGTGTCTGACATGGGTGTTATACACCCCTTATATAAAAGCACTGTAGGAGGGAGACGGAATGAAGATTTGGTGATTACTGGAAATAATCAGCCT ATTGTATTTCAGCAAGGAACAACCAAGCTTAGcgtggaaaaagacaaaacttcCATTACCAGTGATATTGGCATGGAATTTGTAGACCCACGGACACAAAACACCTTGTTCAGCACAGATTATGAGACTCATGAGTTTCATCTGCCAAATGGAGTTAAAATCTTGAATGTACAAAAGGCCTCTACAGAGAGG ATTACCAGCAATGCAACCAGTGATCTAAACATAAAGGTCGATGGCCGTGCTATTGTCCGTGGAAATGAAGGTGTTTTCATCACAGGCAAGACCATTGAGTTTCGAATGGGTGGTAACATGGAACTTAAAGCA GAAAACAGCATTATCCTGAACGGAACTGTGATGGTCAGCCCATCGCGACTGCCAAGTTCCTCGTACGGGGAACAGTTCAATAACGGCAACTGGCTGCGTTTCAAGCTCTGTATGTGTGCGGATGGGACCCTGTTCAAGGTTCAGGTGACAGGTTATAACATGGGTTGTCAGACTTCTGTCAATCCATGTGGAGCCACACACTAA
- the SPATA18 gene encoding mitochondria-eating protein isoform X3, with protein MADGLRNLVGEGSARALQEKLESWQQDYEINSCDENLNRCCEILELNTEIQKKLFTILNETAQKDGHNEGTETIKKRLLPQLGTCFSCAASGKSSLVQDSIESKMKLSKLDTAQTSPLQDLEEKLASTRLQINQMEEDLNTSHAEEEDILKKLERLNDYEQQIQMLRDEITILDAQKSVLQSRLVRSRSPYRHGRPRSHRSPRPRSWSPGHARHINASRRACLVARFGFIYAQERFDAESLLRTYISDMETVQRIIYTAAVESFYAAKMAYWKFKIQVKEALALAHSGPESLEDAVLDYIVCHKDAYDVHASVKEVIRSMNINPKISFPPEIDFIVLSPLIQELCCLAFSMQTLVPPLDVAFGIDGELFSESKYYRSPDSDFTAAFVSYHVWPALVEDGVVIVKGEVVTKRSFRSRSFSPLRGRSRNRSPRC; from the exons ATGGCCGACGGCTTAAGGAATCTGGTGGGCGAGGGCAGCGCCCGGGCGCTGCAGGAGAAGCTGgagagctggcagcaggacTACGAG ATTAATTCCTGTGATGAGAATCTGAACCGATGCTGTGAAATATTAGAATTGAACACTGAAATTCAAAAGAAGCTCTTCACAATTCTCAATGAAACAGCTCAAAAAG ATGGTCATAATGAAGGcacagaaacaataaaaaaacgTCTCCTGCCACAGCTAGggacttgtttttcctgtgctgcttcaggAAAGAGCTCTCTCGTTCAG GATTCAATTGAGAGCAAGATGAAGCTGAGCAAACTGGACACCGCTCAGACTTCTCCACTTCAAGACCTGGAGGAAAAACTGGCTTCAACTCGTCTGCAGATCAACCAGATGGAAGAAGA TCTGAACACTTCCCATGCCGAAGAGGAGGATATCCTGAAGAAGTTAGAGCGTCTGAATGACTATGAGCAACAGATTCAAATGCTGCGGGATGAGATTACTATCCTGGATGCCCAAAAATCTGTTCTCCAGAGCAG GCTTGTACGGAGCCGCTCTCCCTACAGGCACGGCAGGCCCAGGTCGCATCGTTCCCCTCGCCCAAGGAGCTGGTCCCCCGGCCACGCCAGGCACATCAACGCGTCCCGCCGTGCCTGCCTCGTGGCCCGCTTCGGGTTCATTTACGCCCAGGAGCGCTTCGATGCAGAGAGCCTTTTGAGGACATACATCAGTGACATGGAGACAGTGCAGAGGATAATATACACTGCAGCTGTG GAATCTTTTTATGCAGCAAAGATGGCCTACTGGAAGTTCAAAATACAAGTAAAAGAGGCTCTGGCTCTTGCTCACTCGGGGCCTGAGTCACTTGAAGATGCTGTCCTGGATTATATAGTTTGCCACAAGGATGCCTATGACGTTCATGCCAGCGTCAAG gaagTAATTCGCTCCATGAACATCAACCCAAAGATTTCATTTCCACCAGAAATTGATTTCATTGTGCTCAGCCCTTTGATTCAAGAGTTATGCTGTTTGGCTTTTTCAATGCAGACACTCGTTCCTCCTCTTGATGTTGCCTTTGGTATTGATGGAGAACTTTTCAGTGAGAGCAA GTACTATCGTAGTCCTGACTCAGATTTCACAGCTGCCTTTGTGTCCTATCATGTATGGCCTGCTCTGGTGGAAGATGGTGTTGTAATTGTGAAGGGAGAGGTAGTCACTAAAAGA TCATTTCGAAGCCGCAGTTTTTCACCactgaggggcaggagcagaaaCAGAAGCCCAA GGTGTTAA
- the SPATA18 gene encoding mitochondria-eating protein isoform X2, producing MSWKNTLCCRVVVEINSCDENLNRCCEILELNTEIQKKLFTILNETAQKDGHNEGTETIKKRLLPQLGTCFSCAASGKSSLVQDSIESKMKLSKLDTAQTSPLQDLEEKLASTRLQINQMEEDLNTSHAEEEDILKKLERLNDYEQQIQMLRDEITILDAQKSVLQSRLVRSRSPYRHGRPRSHRSPRPRSWSPGHARHINASRRACLVARFGFIYAQERFDAESLLRTYISDMETVQRIIYTAAVESFYAAKMAYWKFKIQVKEALALAHSGPESLEDAVLDYIVCHKDAYDVHASVKEVIRSMNINPKISFPPEIDFIVLSPLIQELCCLAFSMQTLVPPLDVAFGIDGELFSESKYYRSPDSDFTAAFVSYHVWPALVEDGVVIVKGEVVTKRLFHRSKIRSRSCSSSTRRYLSVHSFRSRSFSPLRGRSRNRSPRC from the exons ATGAGCTGGAAAAATACACTTTGCTGCCGTGTTGTGGTGGAG ATTAATTCCTGTGATGAGAATCTGAACCGATGCTGTGAAATATTAGAATTGAACACTGAAATTCAAAAGAAGCTCTTCACAATTCTCAATGAAACAGCTCAAAAAG ATGGTCATAATGAAGGcacagaaacaataaaaaaacgTCTCCTGCCACAGCTAGggacttgtttttcctgtgctgcttcaggAAAGAGCTCTCTCGTTCAG GATTCAATTGAGAGCAAGATGAAGCTGAGCAAACTGGACACCGCTCAGACTTCTCCACTTCAAGACCTGGAGGAAAAACTGGCTTCAACTCGTCTGCAGATCAACCAGATGGAAGAAGA TCTGAACACTTCCCATGCCGAAGAGGAGGATATCCTGAAGAAGTTAGAGCGTCTGAATGACTATGAGCAACAGATTCAAATGCTGCGGGATGAGATTACTATCCTGGATGCCCAAAAATCTGTTCTCCAGAGCAG GCTTGTACGGAGCCGCTCTCCCTACAGGCACGGCAGGCCCAGGTCGCATCGTTCCCCTCGCCCAAGGAGCTGGTCCCCCGGCCACGCCAGGCACATCAACGCGTCCCGCCGTGCCTGCCTCGTGGCCCGCTTCGGGTTCATTTACGCCCAGGAGCGCTTCGATGCAGAGAGCCTTTTGAGGACATACATCAGTGACATGGAGACAGTGCAGAGGATAATATACACTGCAGCTGTG GAATCTTTTTATGCAGCAAAGATGGCCTACTGGAAGTTCAAAATACAAGTAAAAGAGGCTCTGGCTCTTGCTCACTCGGGGCCTGAGTCACTTGAAGATGCTGTCCTGGATTATATAGTTTGCCACAAGGATGCCTATGACGTTCATGCCAGCGTCAAG gaagTAATTCGCTCCATGAACATCAACCCAAAGATTTCATTTCCACCAGAAATTGATTTCATTGTGCTCAGCCCTTTGATTCAAGAGTTATGCTGTTTGGCTTTTTCAATGCAGACACTCGTTCCTCCTCTTGATGTTGCCTTTGGTATTGATGGAGAACTTTTCAGTGAGAGCAA GTACTATCGTAGTCCTGACTCAGATTTCACAGCTGCCTTTGTGTCCTATCATGTATGGCCTGCTCTGGTGGAAGATGGTGTTGTAATTGTGAAGGGAGAGGTAGTCACTAAAAGA TTGTTTCACAGAAGTAAAATTagaagcagaagctgcagctctAGCACCCGTCGTTACCTGTCTGTTCAT TCATTTCGAAGCCGCAGTTTTTCACCactgaggggcaggagcagaaaCAGAAGCCCAA GGTGTTAA